Proteins from a single region of Catharus ustulatus isolate bCatUst1 chromosome 22, bCatUst1.pri.v2, whole genome shotgun sequence:
- the YWHAE gene encoding 14-3-3 protein epsilon — translation MDDREDLVYQAKLAEQAERYDEMVESMKKVAGMDVELTVEERNLLSVAYKNVIGARRASWRIISSIEQKEENKGGEDKLKMIREYRQMVETELKLICCDILDVLDKHLIPAANTGESKVFYYKMKGDYHRYLAEFATGNDRKEAAENSLVAYKAASDIAMTELPPTHPIRLGLALNFSVFYYEILNSPDRACRLAKAAFDDAIAELDTLSEESYKDSTLIMQLLRDNLTLWTSDMQGDGEEQNKEALQDVEDENQ, via the exons ATGGACGATCGGGAGGACCTCGTCTATCAGGCCAAGTTGGCTGAGCAGGCTGAGCGCTACGATG AAATGGTTGAATCAATGAAGAAAGTGGCTGGAATGGATGTGGAGTTGACAGTGGAAGAAAGAAACCTGCTTTCTGTTGCATATAAAAACGTGATTGGAGCCAGGAGAGCTTCCTGGAGAATAATCAGCAGCATtgaacagaaagaagaaaacaaaggtggagaagacaaattaaaaatgaTTCGGGAATATCGGCAAATG gtTGAGACCGAACTGAAGTTAATCTGTTGTGACATTCTGGATGTACTGGACAAACACCTCATTCCAGCAGCTAACACTGGCGAGTCCAAGGTTTTCTATTACAAAAT GAAGGGGGACTACCATAGGTATCTGGCTGAGTTTGCCACAGGAAATGACAGGAAGGAGGCTGCAGAGAACAGCTTGGTGGCTTACAAAGCTGCTAGTGATATTGCAATGACAGAACTCCCACCAACACATCCCATCCGCTTAGGACTTGCGCTCAACTTCTCTGTATTCTACTATGAAATTCTTAATTCTCCTGATCGTGCCTGCAG GTTGGCAAAAGCAGCTTTCGATGATGCTATTGCAGAACTGGATACACTGAGTGAAGAAAGCTATAAGGACTCTACACTTATCATGCAGTTGTTACGTGATAACCTGACACTATGGACTTCAGACATGCAGGGTGATG GTGAAGAACAGAATAAAGAAGCATTGCAGGATGTGGAAGATGAAAACCAGTGA